A DNA window from Ficedula albicollis isolate OC2 chromosome 1, FicAlb1.5, whole genome shotgun sequence contains the following coding sequences:
- the PIANP gene encoding PILR alpha-associated neural protein, with translation MEPSACRMPPLLSRIHSLQLWHLLLVVLAVPPPATWSLRSRGPAAPRPLCTRRSPSVPRSICIWERTSQPERDPRSAPPPPPPPPPRAAELRHVVRLRRQAAGARPATPSGFEDGMPSSQYPWAIVWGPTVSDEDGGDTNSANPGFPPLGYTFVSPHGMATAQPNSHSLLHNAGLNLRETPATLRPFLFGPRGEGVDPQLYVTITISIIIVLVATGIIFKFCWDRNQKRRRHSGQQSSGRQQESQQPLTDLSPTTVSILGPYGDPLTPTPEAEESRQGQEGAKKLGGHGKNAAFQLNRIPLVNL, from the exons ATGGAGCCCAGTGCCTG CAGGATGCCTCCACTCCTCTCCCGCATCcactccctgcagctgtggcatcTCCTCCTCGTCGTCTTGGCCgtccctcctcctgccacaTGGTCTCTTCGCTCTCGGGGCCCCGCGGCCCCTCGGCCTCTTTGCACCCGCCGGAGCCCCTCGGTCCCGCGGTCCATTTGCATCTGGGAAAGGACCTCGCAGCCAGAGCGGGACCCGCGCTCGG ccccccccccccccccccccccccccccccgggcagcaGAGCTGCGGCACGTGGTGCGGCTGAGGCGCCAGGCCGCGGGCGCCCGGCCCGCCACCCCCTCCGGCTTCGAGGACGGCATGCCCTCCTCCCAGTACCCCTGGGCCATCGTCTGGGGCCCCACCGTGTCGGATGAGGACGGAGGCGACACAAACTCAGCCAACCCGGGCTTCCCGCCGCTGGGATACACCTTTGTCTCGCCGCACGGGATGGCGACGGCGCAGCCCAACTCCCACTCGCTCCTGCACAACGCGGGGCTCAACCTGCGCGAGACCCCAGCCACCCTGCGGCCCTTCCTGTTCGGGCCTCGGGGGGAAG GTGTGGACCCCCAGCTGTACGTCACCATCACCATCTCCATAATCATTGTCCTGGTTGCCACTGGAATCATATTCAAGTTCTG CTGGGACCGAAATCAGAAACGCCGGCGTCACTcggggcagcagagcagtgggaggcAGCAAGagagccagcagcccctcacAGACCTCTCGCCCACCACCGTCAGCATCCTGGGGCCCTACGGCGACCCCCTGACCCCCACACCTGAGGCAGAGGAGtccaggcagggccaggagggTGCAAAGAAACTGGGTGGCCACGGGAAGAATGCAGCCTTCCAGCTGAACCG AATCCCACTGGTGAACCTGTGA